The proteins below come from a single Deinococcus aerolatus genomic window:
- a CDS encoding PEGA domain-containing protein, giving the protein MPESEVTITVTPANATVKVDGQTFTQSPVKLPLNDLTYTVEASAAGYHSESVKFDAEQQKAVTIDLKQITAEEIAAQKAAEARKARDAAAAQAVAQAKAARAAKELDDGTMLVKCENLVRSRLKSPSTAKFPGTMEAAAAITTYENGNKDWSGWVDSQNSFGAMLRTEFLCEYDLESQQLEVTLRQ; this is encoded by the coding sequence ATGCCTGAAAGCGAGGTGACTATCACGGTGACGCCAGCCAACGCCACTGTGAAGGTGGACGGGCAGACGTTCACACAGTCACCTGTGAAGCTGCCGCTGAACGATCTGACGTATACCGTCGAAGCGAGCGCAGCGGGCTATCACTCGGAGTCCGTGAAATTCGACGCTGAGCAGCAAAAAGCTGTGACGATCGACCTGAAGCAGATCACGGCTGAGGAGATCGCCGCGCAGAAAGCAGCAGAAGCGCGAAAAGCCCGTGACGCTGCGGCTGCACAGGCTGTAGCGCAGGCCAAGGCAGCTCGTGCCGCTAAGGAACTGGATGACGGCACGATGCTCGTGAAGTGCGAGAACCTCGTCCGCTCGCGCCTCAAATCTCCCTCAACGGCGAAATTCCCAGGCACGATGGAAGCCGCAGCGGCGATCACCACCTACGAGAACGGCAACAAAGACTGGTCAGGGTGGGTGGACAGCCAGAACAGCTTCGGGGCGATGCTCAGGACCGAGTTCCTGTGCGAGTACGACTTGGAGTCTCAGCAGCTCGAAGTGACCCTGCGGCAGTAG
- a CDS encoding FAD-dependent oxidoreductase, producing MKTDLWDAVVVGAGPAGLMSALTTAQGGLGVLLLDAQPGPGGQIWRGAAAGQKGAAGELLRAVATHPAITVLGGAEVIAAEAGGRTHTLTVTSAAGLRQIHASRIILATGATERFLPFDGWTLPGVVGAGGLQAMSKGGLDVRGRRVVVAGSGPLLLAVAAGLRHKGARVLAVAEQAGLPAVAAFGVAAARLPGKSREALALAAGLLGVPYWAGCAVVRASGQHGLQSVTLRRGRREVTLDCDYLAVGFGLVPDTRVAALLGCPLDGAGAVHVNAWQATGVSGVYAAGEVCGIGGVDGALLEGFVAGCAAGGQIERLHDAPRRAGLQRRFQATLERSFALRPAQLPTPSPRTIVCRCEDVRHGELRGFTDWTAAKLQTRCGMGACQGRVCGPATETLYGWHFGGVRAPLLPLPLAQLLDEPTTLSPP from the coding sequence GTGAAGACTGACCTGTGGGACGCCGTGGTGGTGGGCGCTGGGCCCGCCGGACTGATGTCAGCGCTCACGACGGCCCAGGGTGGCCTGGGCGTCCTGCTGCTGGACGCCCAGCCGGGTCCCGGCGGGCAGATCTGGCGCGGCGCGGCGGCGGGTCAGAAGGGGGCTGCGGGCGAGCTGCTGCGTGCGGTAGCGACCCATCCCGCCATCACCGTTCTGGGCGGCGCGGAGGTCATCGCGGCGGAGGCAGGTGGGCGGACACACACGTTGACCGTCACCTCTGCGGCGGGGCTGCGGCAGATTCACGCTTCACGAATCATTCTCGCCACCGGGGCCACCGAACGCTTCCTGCCCTTCGACGGCTGGACGCTGCCCGGCGTCGTCGGCGCGGGCGGGCTGCAGGCCATGAGCAAGGGAGGGCTGGACGTGCGCGGCCGGCGGGTGGTGGTGGCCGGATCGGGGCCGCTGCTGCTGGCGGTAGCGGCGGGCCTGCGGCACAAGGGAGCGCGGGTGCTGGCGGTGGCTGAACAGGCGGGTTTACCGGCGGTGGCCGCCTTCGGCGTGGCGGCGGCGAGGCTGCCCGGCAAATCGCGTGAGGCGCTGGCCCTCGCCGCCGGACTGCTGGGCGTGCCGTACTGGGCTGGCTGCGCCGTGGTCCGTGCCAGCGGGCAGCATGGGCTCCAGAGCGTGACCCTGCGGCGCGGACGGCGCGAGGTCACCCTGGACTGCGACTACTTGGCCGTCGGCTTCGGGCTGGTGCCAGACACCCGCGTGGCGGCGCTGCTGGGCTGCCCGCTGGACGGCGCGGGCGCGGTGCACGTCAATGCCTGGCAGGCGACGGGCGTTTCCGGCGTCTATGCCGCCGGGGAGGTCTGCGGCATCGGCGGCGTGGACGGGGCGCTGCTGGAAGGCTTCGTGGCCGGGTGCGCCGCGGGCGGTCAGATCGAGCGGCTGCACGATGCGCCGCGCCGCGCCGGGCTTCAGCGCCGCTTTCAGGCCACGCTGGAACGCTCGTTTGCGTTGCGCCCGGCCCAATTGCCCACGCCATCCCCCCGGACCATCGTCTGCCGCTGCGAGGACGTGCGGCACGGCGAGTTGCGCGGTTTCACGGACTGGACGGCGGCCAAGCTCCAGACCCGCTGCGGCATGGGCGCGTGCCAGGGCCGGGTCTGCGGCCCCGCCACCGAGACCCTGTACGGCTGGCATTTCGGGGGCGTCCGCGCCCCGCTGCTGCCGCTCCCACTGGCCCAGTTGTTGGATGAACCCACCACCCTCAGTCCACCGTGA
- a CDS encoding NAD(P)/FAD-dependent oxidoreductase produces the protein MSALHAVVIGGGMVGAACADALARQGARVTVLEPGPVGGGATAAGMGHLVVMDDSPAQLALTAHSLELWEMLARDLPPQADHRACGTLWVASDDEELAAVEPKRQAYLAAGREATLLDAAELACAEPGLRPGLAGALRVPGDSVVYAPVAAQFLLTRAGATVRPEKVAALIDGGVRLDGGEILHADVVVVANGIGAAALLPELPLRQRKGHLLITERGAPQVNHQLVELGYLKSAHGGDGDSVAFNVQPRPTGQLLVGSSRQFGQPERSIDWPLLRRMLRRAAGFLPALAQTSALRVWTGQRCATPDHLPLVGPHPFLSGVFLATGHEGLGITTALGTAELLSAHLFGTPSALLAHDFTPMRFGRVPEAVHA, from the coding sequence GTGAGCGCCCTGCACGCTGTGGTGATCGGGGGCGGCATGGTGGGCGCAGCCTGCGCGGACGCCCTGGCGCGGCAAGGCGCGCGGGTGACGGTGCTGGAGCCGGGGCCGGTGGGCGGCGGCGCGACGGCGGCGGGCATGGGCCACCTGGTGGTGATGGACGACAGTCCCGCGCAACTGGCCCTGACCGCCCATAGCCTGGAACTGTGGGAGATGCTGGCGCGGGACCTGCCCCCCCAGGCCGATCACCGCGCCTGTGGCACGCTGTGGGTGGCGAGTGACGATGAGGAACTGGCGGCAGTGGAACCCAAACGGCAGGCATATCTGGCCGCAGGTCGGGAGGCAACGCTGCTTGACGCCGCCGAACTGGCCTGCGCCGAACCCGGACTGCGCCCTGGACTGGCCGGAGCATTGCGCGTGCCGGGGGACAGCGTGGTGTATGCCCCGGTGGCCGCCCAGTTCCTGCTGACGCGCGCGGGGGCCACCGTGCGGCCCGAGAAGGTCGCGGCATTGATCGACGGGGGCGTACGGTTAGACGGCGGCGAAATCCTGCATGCCGACGTGGTGGTGGTGGCGAACGGCATCGGGGCGGCGGCACTGCTGCCCGAGCTGCCCCTGCGCCAGCGCAAGGGCCACCTGCTGATCACCGAACGCGGCGCCCCGCAGGTCAACCACCAGCTGGTCGAACTGGGCTACCTGAAAAGCGCCCACGGCGGCGACGGGGACAGCGTGGCCTTCAACGTGCAGCCGCGCCCCACCGGGCAACTGCTGGTCGGCTCCAGCCGTCAGTTCGGGCAGCCGGAGCGCAGCATCGACTGGCCGCTGCTGCGCCGGATGCTGCGCCGCGCCGCCGGGTTTCTGCCTGCGCTGGCGCAGACCTCCGCCCTGCGGGTGTGGACGGGGCAGCGCTGCGCGACACCTGATCATCTGCCGCTGGTTGGGCCGCATCCGTTTCTCAGCGGCGTGTTTCTCGCCACGGGTCACGAGGGGCTGGGCATCACCACCGCGCTGGGCACGGCGGAGCTGCTGTCGGCACACCTGTTTGGAACCCCCTCTGCATTGCTGGCCCACGACTTCACTCCAATGCGCTTTGGGCGCGTCCCGGAGGCCGTCCATGCCTGA
- a CDS encoding aldehyde dehydrogenase (NADP(+)), with amino-acid sequence MTARTFQATNPATGQPLAPAFPVTTPQEMKALVAAAKGAARSFAATTPTQRADFLNAAAAAIEARADALVEAAMGESGLPEARLRGELARTANQLRLFAGVAADGSWVDARIDHGDPARKPPKPDVRSLRVPLGPVAVFGASNFPLAFSVAGGDTASALAAGCPVVVKAHPAHPATSELAAAAIREAAEQCGLSAGVFGIVYEDGYELGVQLVQHPDIHAVGFTGSRVGGLALVAAAQAREVPIPVYAEMSSVNPSVFTAAALEANGGRLAGGLAASISGSGGQLCTQPGLLFVLVGEAGDAFLNDVASKLDATPACTLLTGGILSAFQKGAAGHLKAVGVLPLTQGAKPERGAQPQLLGVPIAAFTPELADEVFGPLSVAVRYENLEEVAPVLAGLEGQLTATLHATDDELDGLADLLHVMGTRAGRLVLNGFPTGVEVGHAMVHGGPFPATSDGGGSTSVGSRAIERFSRLRAYQDFPDRALPPELQDANPHGLWRLVDGERRR; translated from the coding sequence ATGACCGCCCGCACCTTCCAGGCGACGAACCCGGCGACGGGGCAGCCTCTGGCCCCGGCGTTCCCGGTCACCACGCCGCAGGAAATGAAGGCACTGGTGGCGGCGGCAAAGGGTGCGGCACGCAGTTTCGCGGCCACCACGCCCACACAGCGTGCCGATTTTCTGAACGCTGCCGCGGCCGCCATTGAAGCGCGGGCCGACGCCCTCGTCGAGGCGGCAATGGGCGAGTCGGGGCTGCCCGAAGCCCGGCTGCGCGGCGAGTTGGCCCGCACCGCCAACCAGCTGCGCCTGTTCGCGGGGGTGGCGGCGGACGGCTCGTGGGTGGACGCCCGCATTGACCACGGCGACCCGGCCCGCAAGCCGCCCAAACCGGATGTCCGCAGCCTGCGCGTGCCGCTGGGCCCGGTGGCGGTCTTTGGGGCCAGCAATTTCCCGCTGGCCTTCAGCGTGGCCGGCGGCGACACGGCCTCCGCGCTGGCGGCAGGCTGCCCGGTGGTGGTCAAGGCGCATCCGGCGCACCCGGCCACCTCCGAGCTGGCGGCAGCGGCGATTCGAGAGGCGGCGGAACAGTGCGGCCTGAGTGCAGGTGTTTTCGGGATTGTCTACGAGGACGGCTATGAGCTGGGCGTGCAACTCGTCCAGCACCCCGATATTCACGCTGTCGGTTTCACTGGCTCGCGTGTGGGCGGGCTGGCGCTGGTGGCCGCCGCCCAGGCCCGCGAGGTGCCGATTCCCGTGTACGCCGAGATGAGCAGCGTCAACCCCAGCGTCTTCACGGCAGCGGCGCTGGAGGCGAACGGCGGCAGGCTGGCCGGCGGGCTGGCCGCCAGCATCAGCGGCTCGGGTGGTCAGCTGTGTACCCAGCCGGGCCTGCTGTTCGTTCTGGTGGGGGAGGCGGGGGATGCGTTTTTGAACGACGTCGCCTCCAAGTTGGACGCGACTCCAGCCTGCACGCTGCTCACAGGCGGCATCCTCAGCGCCTTCCAGAAGGGTGCGGCGGGACATCTGAAGGCGGTGGGCGTGCTGCCTCTGACCCAGGGTGCGAAGCCGGAGCGGGGCGCGCAGCCTCAGCTGCTGGGTGTGCCCATCGCGGCTTTCACCCCCGAACTGGCCGATGAGGTTTTCGGCCCCCTCAGCGTGGCGGTGCGTTATGAAAACCTGGAGGAGGTCGCGCCTGTGCTGGCCGGACTCGAAGGCCAGCTGACCGCCACCCTGCACGCCACCGACGATGAGCTCGACGGTCTGGCTGACCTGCTGCACGTCATGGGCACGCGGGCCGGGCGACTGGTCCTGAACGGCTTTCCCACGGGGGTGGAGGTGGGCCACGCCATGGTTCACGGCGGCCCCTTCCCGGCCACCAGCGACGGCGGCGGCAGCACCAG
- the ppsA gene encoding phosphoenolpyruvate synthase, translating to MQMTRAFQTLRMTDVEVVGGKNASIGEMIHGLAGAGVRVPGGFATTADAFRAFLTENKIEEKINARLSALDVNDVVALAAAGKEIRGWVEAAALPRALEDAIRADYEGMARESGVPDPDVAVRSSATAEDLPEASFAGQQETFLNVRGIDSVLHHVRLVFASLYNDRAISYRVHHDFAHAEVALSAGIQRMVRTDLGVSGVAFTLDTESGYRDAVLVTAAYGLGELVVQGAINPDEFFVYKPALKAGKQAVLRRTLGSKARKMIYAASDIQGGGVDSVDVSPEDAQRFCLSDADLTELARQCVAIEEHYERPMDIEWGKDGRDGQIYILQARPETVQSRSGRTLERFEISGGGTVLVEGRAVGNRVGSGAVRVVSDISQMDSVQDGDVLVADMTDPDWEPVMKRASAIVTNRGGRTCHAAIIARELGIPAVVGSGNATRELKSGQTVTVSCAEGDTGYVYEGQRDFKVHRIELDAMPDVPMKIMMNVASPDRAFSFAALPNEGVGLARVEFICSNVIGVHPRALLDYPDVPQDVKAQIEERIRGYASPRDFFRDKLMEGVANIAAAFAPKPVIVRLSDFKSNEYAHLIGGAAYEPHEENPMIGFRGASRYRSPDFAAAFALECDAMRAVRDDMGLTNVQIMIPFVRTVGEAKTVLEILEKNGLKRGVNELKIIMMCEIPSNAILAEQFLEHFDGFSIGSNDLTQLTLALDRDSGLVADLFDEQDPAVLALMAQAIAAAKKQGKYIGICGQGPSDHPALAQWLMDQGIDSVSLNPDSVLSTWLHLAGEAQA from the coding sequence ATGCAAATGACCAGAGCGTTTCAGACACTAAGGATGACCGATGTGGAGGTGGTGGGCGGCAAGAACGCCTCCATCGGCGAGATGATTCACGGGCTGGCCGGGGCCGGCGTGCGGGTGCCGGGCGGCTTTGCCACCACCGCCGACGCCTTCCGCGCCTTTCTGACCGAGAACAAGATTGAGGAAAAGATCAACGCCCGCCTCTCGGCGCTGGACGTGAACGACGTGGTGGCCCTGGCGGCTGCGGGCAAGGAGATTCGCGGCTGGGTGGAGGCGGCGGCGCTGCCCAGGGCGCTGGAGGACGCCATTCGCGCCGACTACGAGGGCATGGCCCGCGAGTCCGGCGTACCCGACCCCGACGTGGCCGTGCGCTCCAGCGCCACTGCCGAGGACCTGCCGGAAGCCAGTTTCGCCGGGCAGCAGGAGACCTTTCTAAATGTGCGCGGCATCGACAGCGTGCTGCACCATGTCCGTCTGGTGTTCGCCAGCCTGTACAACGACCGCGCCATCAGCTACCGCGTTCACCACGACTTCGCGCACGCGGAAGTGGCGCTGTCCGCCGGGATTCAGCGCATGGTCCGCACCGATCTGGGCGTGTCGGGCGTGGCCTTTACCCTCGACACCGAGAGCGGCTACCGCGACGCGGTGCTGGTCACTGCGGCCTACGGCCTGGGTGAGCTGGTGGTACAGGGCGCGATTAATCCTGACGAGTTCTTCGTGTACAAACCCGCCTTGAAGGCGGGCAAGCAGGCCGTGCTGCGCCGCACCCTGGGCAGCAAGGCCCGCAAGATGATCTACGCCGCCTCTGACATACAGGGGGGCGGCGTGGACAGCGTGGACGTGTCCCCGGAAGACGCCCAGCGCTTCTGCCTGAGTGACGCCGACTTGACCGAGCTGGCGCGGCAGTGCGTCGCCATCGAGGAGCACTACGAACGCCCCATGGACATCGAGTGGGGCAAGGACGGGCGTGACGGCCAGATCTATATCCTCCAGGCCCGCCCGGAAACGGTGCAGAGCCGCAGCGGGCGCACGCTGGAGCGCTTCGAGATCAGCGGCGGCGGCACCGTGCTGGTGGAGGGCCGCGCCGTGGGCAACCGCGTGGGCAGCGGCGCCGTGCGCGTGGTGAGCGACATCTCGCAGATGGACAGCGTGCAGGACGGCGACGTGCTGGTGGCCGACATGACGGACCCCGACTGGGAACCGGTGATGAAACGCGCCAGCGCCATCGTGACCAACCGGGGCGGGCGCACCTGCCACGCCGCGATCATCGCCCGCGAGTTGGGCATTCCCGCCGTGGTGGGCAGCGGCAACGCCACCCGCGAGTTGAAAAGCGGCCAGACCGTCACGGTGTCGTGCGCCGAGGGCGACACCGGCTACGTGTACGAGGGCCAGCGCGACTTCAAGGTTCACCGCATCGAGCTGGACGCCATGCCCGACGTGCCGATGAAGATCATGATGAACGTGGCCTCGCCGGACCGCGCCTTCTCGTTTGCCGCGCTGCCCAACGAGGGCGTGGGGCTGGCCCGCGTGGAATTCATCTGCTCGAACGTGATCGGCGTCCACCCGCGCGCCCTGCTGGATTACCCGGACGTGCCCCAGGACGTGAAGGCCCAGATCGAGGAGCGCATCCGCGGCTACGCCTCGCCGCGCGACTTCTTCCGCGACAAGCTGATGGAAGGCGTGGCGAACATCGCCGCTGCGTTTGCGCCCAAACCGGTGATCGTACGTCTGAGCGACTTCAAGAGCAACGAGTACGCCCACCTGATCGGCGGCGCGGCCTACGAGCCACACGAGGAAAACCCGATGATCGGCTTCCGGGGGGCCAGCCGCTACCGCAGCCCCGACTTCGCCGCTGCCTTCGCGCTGGAGTGCGACGCCATGCGGGCCGTGCGCGACGACATGGGCCTGACCAACGTGCAAATAATGATTCCCTTCGTCCGCACCGTGGGCGAGGCGAAAACCGTGCTGGAGATTCTGGAGAAGAACGGCCTCAAGCGCGGCGTGAACGAACTGAAGATCATCATGATGTGCGAGATCCCCAGCAACGCCATTCTGGCCGAGCAGTTCCTGGAACACTTCGACGGCTTTTCCATCGGCAGCAATGATCTGACCCAGCTGACGCTGGCGCTGGACCGTGACTCGGGGCTGGTGGCGGACCTGTTCGACGAGCAGGACCCGGCGGTGCTGGCGCTGATGGCGCAGGCCATTGCCGCCGCCAAGAAACAGGGCAAGTACATCGGCATCTGCGGTCAGGGGCCCAGCGATCACCCGGCGCTGGCCCAGTGGCTGATGGACCAGGGCATCGACTCGGTGAGCCTGAATCCGGACTCGGTGCTGAGCACCTGGCTGCATCTGGCGGGAGAAGCTCAGGCCTAG
- a CDS encoding AraC family transcriptional regulator, whose protein sequence is MPVFSPAASNAQRPSTLPEAIRQLGLDALLDVLDYLPDTVTFVKDAQGRYLYANRTLLDRLSRPASAVLGLRASEVFPASLGNAYSQQDTAVLAGRTLTEHLELHLYPGGKAGWCLTTKRTLGDPRAPAGLLGLSRDLHLPRSHASARGLAAATARIETGYAAPLTVPDLARAAGLSVSTFERQVRRVYGLTPSQLLTRTRIEAATALLARTELLVAQIAVDCGYFDHSAFARAFKGAVGLTPSGFRAFVRGRAAAKG, encoded by the coding sequence ATGCCCGTGTTCTCCCCTGCCGCCAGCAACGCGCAACGGCCCAGCACACTGCCAGAGGCGATCCGGCAGCTAGGTCTGGACGCGCTGCTGGACGTCCTGGACTATCTGCCCGACACCGTGACCTTCGTGAAAGATGCACAGGGCCGCTACCTGTATGCCAACCGCACGCTGCTGGATCGGCTGAGCCGTCCGGCCTCCGCCGTCCTTGGCCTGCGCGCCAGCGAGGTCTTTCCGGCGTCGCTAGGGAACGCCTACAGCCAGCAGGACACGGCGGTTCTGGCGGGCCGCACCCTGACCGAACACCTGGAACTGCACCTGTATCCCGGCGGCAAGGCGGGCTGGTGCCTGACCACCAAACGCACGCTGGGGGACCCCCGCGCCCCGGCGGGCCTGCTGGGGCTGTCGCGCGATCTGCACCTGCCACGCTCCCACGCCTCGGCCCGGGGGCTGGCCGCCGCCACCGCCCGGATAGAAACCGGATACGCCGCGCCGCTGACCGTGCCGGACCTGGCCCGCGCCGCCGGCCTGAGCGTCAGCACCTTCGAGCGCCAGGTCCGGCGGGTGTACGGCCTGACGCCCTCGCAACTGCTCACCCGCACCCGCATCGAGGCCGCCACGGCCCTGCTGGCCCGCACCGAGCTGTTGGTGGCGCAGATCGCCGTGGACTGCGGCTACTTTGACCACAGCGCCTTTGCCCGCGCGTTCAAGGGCGCGGTGGGCCTGACGCCCAGCGGGTTCCGGGCATTTGTCAGGGGCAGGGCTGCGGCGAAGGGGTGA
- a CDS encoding dihydrodipicolinate synthase family protein, whose protein sequence is MTTSHPFRGVFPAITTPFNADGSVDHGFLREHARWMMAAGCDGMIPLGSLGETNTLELDEKMAVLETLVDALDGKPVIPGIASLSTAGGVRLAQAARDVGCGGLMALPPYVYTSDWREMKAHMAALVAATELPVILYNNPGAYRTDFLAPQIAELAGEHANLLGVKESSGDVRRVTALRAVLPESVDILVGLDDAIVEGVAAGATGWVAGLINAYPAESVRLFELARDGRAKEAAELYRWFLPLLRLDVVNKFVQLIKFVQEETGHGSARVRAPRLELIDAEKAEARAVIEAASRRVPAGVGA, encoded by the coding sequence ATGACCACCTCCCACCCCTTCCGCGGCGTTTTTCCCGCCATCACCACGCCCTTCAACGCCGACGGCAGCGTCGATCACGGTTTCCTGCGCGAGCACGCCCGCTGGATGATGGCCGCCGGCTGCGACGGCATGATTCCGCTGGGGTCGCTGGGCGAGACCAACACGCTGGAACTGGACGAGAAGATGGCGGTGCTGGAAACCCTGGTGGACGCGCTGGACGGCAAGCCCGTGATTCCCGGCATTGCCAGCCTCAGCACAGCAGGCGGGGTGCGGCTGGCCCAGGCAGCGCGTGACGTGGGCTGCGGCGGCCTGATGGCGCTGCCGCCCTATGTCTACACCAGCGACTGGCGCGAGATGAAGGCGCACATGGCCGCGCTGGTGGCGGCCACCGAGCTGCCCGTAATCCTCTATAACAACCCCGGCGCGTACCGCACCGACTTCCTGGCTCCGCAGATTGCCGAGCTGGCCGGAGAGCACGCCAATCTGCTGGGCGTCAAGGAGTCCAGCGGCGACGTGCGCCGCGTGACCGCGCTGCGCGCCGTGCTGCCGGAATCGGTGGACATTCTGGTGGGGCTGGACGACGCCATCGTGGAGGGCGTGGCGGCGGGGGCGACCGGCTGGGTCGCTGGCCTGATCAACGCCTACCCCGCCGAGAGCGTGCGCCTGTTCGAGCTGGCCCGTGACGGCAGGGCGAAGGAGGCGGCGGAGCTGTACCGTTGGTTCCTGCCGCTGCTGCGCCTGGACGTGGTGAACAAGTTCGTCCAGCTGATCAAGTTCGTGCAGGAGGAAACCGGTCACGGCAGCGCCCGCGTCCGCGCTCCCCGGCTGGAACTCATCGACGCCGAGAAGGCCGAGGCCCGCGCTGTCATCGAGGCCGCGTCCCGGCGTGTGCCTGCGGGGGTGGGCGCATGA
- a CDS encoding pyruvate, water dikinase regulatory protein: MPTPPPPTRPVLIVSDHTGLTADNIARALLSHFPGQPLRYVARPFTADVAAARAVAQEVRAMSEAGQRPILFTTVTQPEVLAELQAAPARLFDLLTPGINELEAELGQTAARTVGGYHDMHDTGAYLGRMEALDFALATDDGVGDRQYGLADVILVGVSRVGKTPTSLFLALQHGIRASNYPLAEDDFERESLPQPLAAHRDKLYGLTIDPRRLHAIRTQRKAGSRYASPEQCEFEVRRAERLFQRVGLPVRDTTSTSVEEIAAGILSALRRR, from the coding sequence ATGCCCACCCCACCACCGCCCACCCGCCCGGTGCTGATCGTCAGTGACCACACTGGCCTGACCGCCGACAACATTGCCCGCGCGCTTCTGTCGCACTTCCCGGGGCAGCCGCTGCGCTACGTCGCGCGGCCCTTCACGGCGGACGTGGCGGCGGCGCGGGCCGTGGCGCAGGAGGTCAGGGCGATGAGCGAGGCCGGGCAGCGCCCGATTCTCTTTACCACCGTGACCCAGCCGGAGGTGCTGGCCGAATTGCAGGCCGCCCCCGCCCGCCTGTTCGACCTGCTGACCCCCGGCATCAATGAGCTGGAGGCCGAGCTGGGGCAGACGGCGGCGCGTACAGTGGGCGGCTACCACGACATGCACGACACCGGCGCATACCTGGGCCGCATGGAGGCGCTGGATTTTGCCCTGGCCACCGACGACGGCGTGGGGGACCGGCAGTACGGGCTGGCCGACGTGATTCTGGTGGGCGTCAGCCGGGTGGGCAAGACCCCCACCAGCCTGTTTCTGGCCTTGCAGCACGGCATTCGCGCCAGCAACTACCCGCTGGCCGAGGACGATTTTGAACGCGAGAGCCTGCCTCAGCCGCTGGCGGCCCACCGCGACAAGCTTTACGGCCTGACCATCGATCCGCGAAGGTTGCACGCCATCCGCACCCAGCGCAAGGCGGGCAGCCGCTACGCCAGTCCCGAGCAGTGCGAGTTCGAGGTCCGCCGCGCCGAACGGCTGTTTCAGCGGGTGGGCCTGCCGGTGCGCGACACCACCAGCACCAGCGTCGAGGAGATCGCGGCAGGCATCCTGAGCGCGTTGCGGCGGCGCTAA
- a CDS encoding proline racemase family protein: protein MSPAALSTVTHRLSFVDSHSAGEPTRVVLGGFPELPGETLAQQREALTGDFDRWRTLVNLEPRGNDVLVSALLLPPKQPDCVTGVIYFNNAGPLGMCGHGTMGVVATLAYLGRIGPGDHRIETPVGVVTATLHGDGRVSVANVPAFRHLQDVAVTVEGLGEVRGDVAWGGNWFYLVDVGARALTMGDLPDLTDETLRIRQALQAAGITGKDGAEIDHIELFSHAGGVQRNFVMCPGGAYDRSPCGTGTSAKLACLAADGRLEPGQIWRQESVIGSVFEGQYSLHAGQVHPVITGRAFVTMQGELLVQPGDPFAWGIRPGEG from the coding sequence ATGTCGCCCGCCGCCCTGTCCACGGTCACGCACCGCCTCTCCTTCGTGGATTCCCATTCGGCGGGCGAGCCGACCCGCGTGGTGCTGGGCGGCTTTCCGGAGTTGCCGGGCGAGACCCTGGCGCAGCAACGCGAGGCCCTGACGGGTGACTTTGACCGCTGGCGCACGCTGGTCAACCTGGAGCCGCGCGGCAACGACGTGCTGGTCAGTGCCCTGCTGTTGCCGCCGAAACAGCCGGACTGCGTGACGGGGGTCATCTACTTCAACAACGCCGGGCCGTTGGGCATGTGCGGGCACGGCACGATGGGCGTGGTGGCGACGCTGGCGTACCTGGGGCGCATCGGCCCTGGCGATCACCGCATCGAGACCCCGGTGGGCGTGGTGACCGCCACCCTGCACGGCGATGGCCGCGTCAGCGTGGCGAACGTGCCTGCCTTTCGGCACCTGCAGGACGTGGCTGTGACCGTGGAGGGACTGGGCGAGGTGCGCGGCGACGTGGCCTGGGGCGGCAACTGGTTCTATCTGGTGGACGTGGGTGCTCGGGCGTTGACCATGGGTGACCTCCCGGACCTGACCGACGAGACGCTGCGAATTCGTCAGGCATTGCAAGCAGCAGGCATCACCGGAAAGGACGGCGCGGAGATCGACCACATCGAACTGTTCAGCCATGCGGGCGGGGTCCAGCGCAATTTCGTGATGTGCCCGGGCGGCGCGTATGACCGCAGCCCCTGCGGCACCGGCACCAGCGCCAAGCTGGCGTGTCTGGCCGCAGATGGCAGGCTGGAACCCGGACAGATCTGGCGGCAGGAAAGCGTGATCGGCAGCGTGTTCGAGGGGCAGTATTCGCTGCACGCTGGGCAGGTGCATCCGGTCATCACCGGGCGGGCCTTCGTCACCATGCAGGGCGAACTGCTTGTTCAGCCGGGCGATCCCTTCGCCTGGGGCATCCGGCCAGGGGAGGGGTGA
- a CDS encoding (2Fe-2S)-binding protein, with product MPELTLEGMRVTARPGTTVLAALQNAGLSPLRFSLGGESRGALCGMGSCAECRAVVDGLTVRTCLTPVRDGQDVRRLLEVSRED from the coding sequence ATGCCTGAGCTGACGCTGGAGGGGATGCGGGTCACCGCCCGGCCCGGAACCACCGTGCTGGCCGCCCTTCAGAACGCGGGCCTCTCGCCGCTGCGCTTCAGCCTCGGCGGCGAAAGTCGCGGGGCGCTGTGTGGCATGGGCAGCTGTGCCGAATGCCGCGCGGTGGTGGACGGCCTGACCGTGCGAACGTGCCTGACCCCCGTGCGGGACGGTCAGGACGTGCGCCGCCTGCTGGAGGTGAGCCGTGAAGACTGA